The DNA sequence TTTGAagtcctgagaaaaaaaaaaatattattattttttttaaatttatttatttattttttccatttcagcACTGATGGAAGAGGACGAGGAGAGTGAAGAACTGAGTGAAGTGGAGGAGGAACATCATGACAaacctggagaaaaacctttgaGTCACTCAAAGACTAAAAATacctttttaaagaaaagaagatgCAAGAAAACTTTAACCTGTAATCAGTGTAGAATGAGTTTCTCAAGGAAATATAATCTTGAgcttcacatgagagttcacactggagagaagccgttcacatgtgatcaatgcgggAAGAGCTTCACACAATCAGCAAACCTTAGGGTACACATAAgaattcacaccggagagaagccgcACATGTGTGTTCAATGCGGGAATAGCTTCAGAGAAAAAACAGACCTTAAGAagcacatgaggatccacactggagagaagccttatgCATGTTATCAATGTGAGAAGAGTTTCTCACGTGAACCAAGTCTTAAGCTTCACATGAGAGtacacactggagaaaagcctttcacctgcgaaaagtgtgggaagagtttcacacaaaaaatacaTCTTAGGCAGCACATGATgatccacaccggagagaagccgttcatgtgtgatcagtgtgaaaAGACATTCTCAAACAAACGAAGCCTTGAGCATCACTTGACAGCTCATACAGGACTGAAGCCGTTcaagtgtgatcagtgtggaaagagttttgtggactcttcaaaacataaaagacacatgaaaatccacaccggagagaaaccgttcacatgtgatcagtgcgggaatagcttcaaagaaaaaacacaccTTAAGAaccacatgaggatccacactggagagaagccttatgcatgtgatcaatgtgggaagagtttcacagaTTCAGCGTACCTTAAGATTCACATGATgatccacaccggagagaagccgttcGCGTGTGATCAGTGTGAAAAGAGATTCTCAATTAAAACTAGACTTCAAATTCACATGAGaatccacaccggagagaagccatatgcatgtgatcaatgtgggaaGAGATTCAGAATCAAAGCAAGTCTTGATcttcacatgaggatccacaccggagagaagccgttcATGTGTGAACAGTGTGAAAAGAGattctcaattaaaaaaaatcttaaatcacacatgagaatccacaccggagagaagccgttcacatgtgatcagtgcaacaaaacatttttcttgGCATCAAACCTGAAGAAACACCTGACCATTCATAAGAAGGAGAAGCCATATTCATGTTCtgaatgtggaaagagtttttctcTGCTGCAAAGTTTACATAGACATGAGAAAATTCATACTGGTGTGAGAGATtatatgtgctttgagtgtgacaagacttttatttcagtgagccatttaaaactgcatgagagggtgcacactggagaaaaaccttgcaagtgttcacactgtgacaagagattcagttgGCCAACAACTCTGAAAAAACATGAGATGATCCACAGCAGAGAGAAGCCGCACACGTGTGATCAGTGCTGAACCAGTTTTGCTTGTAAAAGTCACCTGAAGATACACATGAAGATCCATGCAGTGGAGAAACCCAACAGTCATGATGAGCGAGAGGCTGTTGGTTGATTGATATCTGTTAAGTCTTGTTCACACCAACATGACTGTTCGTAACAAGAATTCAGTCCAATTTTCACATGAGATTTGTCTGgtcagaccaatgcaaaaaacaacagtaaatgcacattcactctctgacagttGGTAGCGCTCATGGAAAACTTTCTGTTTCTGACTCCTTTTtaagaagaaaaacaacaaacagtaTCTTCATGTCTTCAAACAgctgttcatgtttttgtatttgcttTGGTGCTTATCAAGAATACAGATATGAGAGATGCTTTACAGATATACAAGGGTCCACATACAGTGTGCCCAAAACTATTTTCATCACCAGAATACTTGTATGTACTAGGGCTGCAGGATATTGGGAAAAACTCACATTgcgatattttgtttttctgctatatatattgcgatataaaaaaaaaaaaaattttgagtGATTTTGTAGGTGAGTAAATCAACATTACAAAAATAGATTAATATAgtagaacaaagatacaaatgaaaaaattaaaacgaaataaatgaaatattcttTAATGAATTTGTCACATTATAATGGTCAGGGGATGGCA is a window from the Onychostoma macrolepis isolate SWU-2019 chromosome 03, ASM1243209v1, whole genome shotgun sequence genome containing:
- the LOC131536091 gene encoding gastrula zinc finger protein XlCGF57.1-like, whose product is MKHTEEQTALMEEDEESEELSEVEEEHHDKPGEKPLSHSKTKNTFLKKRRCKKTLTCNQCRMSFSRKYNLELHMRVHTGEKPFTCDQCGKSFTQSANLRVHIRIHTGEKPHMCVQCGNSFREKTDLKKHMRIHTGEKPYACYQCEKSFSREPSLKLHMRVHTGEKPFTCEKCGKSFTQKIHLRQHMMIHTGEKPFMCDQCEKTFSNKRSLEHHLTAHTGLKPFKCDQCGKSFVDSSKHKRHMKIHTGEKPFTCDQCGNSFKEKTHLKNHMRIHTGEKPYACDQCGKSFTDSAYLKIHMMIHTGEKPFACDQCEKRFSIKTRLQIHMRIHTGEKPYACDQCGKRFRIKASLDLHMRIHTGEKPFMCEQCEKRFSIKKNLKSHMRIHTGEKPFTCDQCNKTFFLASNLKKHLTIHKKEKPYSCSECGKSFSLLQSLHRHEKIHTGVRDYMCFECDKTFISVSHLKLHERVHTGEKPCKCSHCDKRFSWPTTLKKHEMIHSREKPHTCDQC